In bacterium, one DNA window encodes the following:
- a CDS encoding carbamoyltransferase HypF produces ILVDMLNGANVSDIAIKFHNTLVETIIAVAKSVNEKQVALSGGCFQNKYLTERAIARLREEGFTPYWHRLVPPNDNGIALGQIMAALRTPDKE; encoded by the coding sequence ATTTTGGTGGATATGTTGAACGGCGCAAACGTGTCAGACATCGCAATTAAGTTCCATAATACTCTTGTGGAAACTATCATCGCTGTCGCCAAGTCTGTTAATGAGAAGCAAGTGGCCCTCAGCGGCGGGTGCTTCCAAAACAAATACCTCACCGAAAGAGCGATTGCGCGCCTTCGAGAAGAAGGTTTTACCCCCTATTGGCACCGGCTCGTCCCGCCAAATGACAACGGGATTGCTCTTGGACAGATTATGGCAGCGCTTCGAACGCCTGATAAGGAGTAA
- a CDS encoding HypC/HybG/HupF family hydrogenase formation chaperone → MCLAVPGKILSISGDNPIERTGKVDFGGVAKEISLAYVPEAKIGDYVIVHVGFALSTLDEEEAQEVFKTINELELFQELGEQPK, encoded by the coding sequence ATGTGCTTAGCAGTTCCTGGAAAGATATTAAGCATCAGCGGAGATAATCCAATTGAACGCACTGGCAAAGTGGACTTTGGCGGGGTGGCCAAAGAGATCAGCCTCGCCTATGTTCCCGAAGCAAAGATCGGCGACTATGTTATCGTTCACGTCGGTTTCGCACTAAGCACGCTCGATGAAGAGGAAGCGCAAGAAGTATTCAAGACAATCAATGAATTGGAATTATTTCAGGAATTGGGTGAACAGCCCAAATGA
- the hypD gene encoding hydrogenase formation protein HypD, giving the protein MRFVDEYRAPEAAHKYAQALAEITTKPWTIMEVCGGQTHAIVKFGIDELLPKSLTLVHGPGCPVCVTPIELIDKAIELASRPDVIFTSFGDMLRVPGSGKDLLSVKAEGGDVRIVYSPLDALKLAQDNPDKQVVFFAVGFETTAPAAAMTVYQAHKKEIMNFTILVSHVLVPPAIEAIMSSPNRKVQAFLAAGHVCTVMGYTEYEPIAVKYNVPIVVTGFEPLDILQGIYMCVKQLEEGRYEVENQYTRSVRRTGNEPAQQLVSEVFKIIPRKWRGIGEIPHSGLGLSEKYQDFDASRRFGLTEYTVEESTICISGLVLQGLKNPRDCPAFGTQCTPEHPLGATMVSSEGACAAYFRYRKK; this is encoded by the coding sequence ATGAGATTTGTTGACGAATACCGCGCCCCGGAAGCAGCACATAAGTACGCACAAGCCTTAGCCGAAATCACCACTAAGCCATGGACTATTATGGAGGTATGCGGCGGACAAACTCACGCCATCGTCAAGTTCGGAATTGACGAGCTTCTTCCCAAATCCCTCACCCTGGTCCACGGCCCCGGCTGTCCGGTATGCGTCACTCCAATTGAATTAATCGACAAGGCTATTGAATTGGCATCTCGGCCAGATGTGATTTTCACCTCTTTTGGCGATATGCTGCGTGTTCCTGGAAGCGGTAAAGATCTACTCAGTGTCAAAGCCGAGGGCGGCGATGTGCGCATCGTCTATTCGCCCCTCGATGCATTAAAGCTGGCACAGGATAATCCGGATAAGCAAGTCGTCTTCTTCGCTGTCGGATTCGAAACCACTGCGCCCGCCGCCGCAATGACCGTCTATCAAGCTCATAAAAAGGAGATAATGAACTTTACTATTCTAGTCTCCCACGTGCTTGTACCGCCGGCGATTGAAGCGATTATGTCTTCCCCTAACCGAAAAGTCCAAGCGTTCCTTGCTGCGGGCCACGTTTGCACGGTCATGGGCTACACCGAATACGAACCTATCGCTGTCAAGTACAACGTTCCCATTGTGGTGACCGGTTTTGAGCCGTTAGATATCCTTCAAGGCATCTATATGTGCGTCAAGCAGCTTGAAGAAGGCCGTTACGAAGTCGAAAATCAGTACACCCGTTCTGTTCGCCGCACAGGAAATGAGCCTGCCCAACAGCTTGTCAGTGAAGTGTTCAAAATAATCCCTCGTAAATGGCGCGGTATCGGCGAAATCCCCCATAGCGGTCTAGGCTTGAGTGAGAAATACCAAGATTTCGACGCTTCCCGCCGCTTCGGTTTAACTGAATACACAGTCGAAGAATCAACCATATGCATCAGCGGTCTGGTACTCCAAGGCCTAAAAAACCCTAGGGATTGCCCCGCCTTCGGTACCCAGTGCACCCCTGAACACCCCCTCGGCGCAACAATGGTATCCTCCGAAGGCGCCTGCGCAGCGTATTTCAGGTACAGGAAAAAGTAA